The following coding sequences lie in one Homalodisca vitripennis isolate AUS2020 chromosome X, UT_GWSS_2.1, whole genome shotgun sequence genomic window:
- the LOC124368988 gene encoding peroxidase-like has product MSLSRCSLLVGLLCLHSSWAQHQFYQLLQNYSEFSPLRPQYGPSAAPLFHPRGVPVLNAGSAGGGYGLRPAPGNYELPQTDNALYGLPPHPLACGPEFQGGCQESKYRSIDGSCNNPHNPTWGMPNTHYGRLVPSKYSDGIHAPPVSVTGAKLPGSRLVSIVMFPDVPKNDPLWTLSSMSWGQIMTHDLSMAMGTTQAKAHSIQCCSPDGQIRVPEEYASPLCFPILIPQDDPVYSRYHQMCMNFVRSTTYLDTGCGSPHEPAEQLVAVTHYMDASFVYGSTNEVAVRLREGHGGLLRVDVRDNRPWPPAAVNKSAACDTQTEDEPCYQFGDVRGNQNPQLTVLQIVMLREHNRIATTLSHINPHWDDETLYQEARRILIAEYQHINYYEWLPIFLGKKNMKKYGLLYETHGYTDDYRPDVDPSALNGYATAAFRYFHSAIQGRLELIGEERNTYGVLRLSDFFNRPGIIEEGQNMDHLARGLTTQPEENIDPFFTSEITDYLFRNGKPFGRDLRATDIQRGRDHGLGSYNDYREFCGLPRAKTWKEFSDYITPENIEKLALLYASPDDVDLTVGGSVEAHAEDSLAGPTFLCLLLEQFYRTRVSDRFFFERGDPHTGFTPEQLAEIRKSSFSRLMCDNSDNVYQMQPRGFEVISHTNQLAACQDASTIPIVDLSAWKDAHGPVHTGPFYGKK; this is encoded by the exons AGTTCTCACCACTGCGGCCACAGTACGGCCCCAGCGCCGCCCCCCTGTTCCACCCCCGCGGCGTCCCCGTGCTCAACGCTGGCTCAGCTGGAGGTGGCTACGGCCTCCGTCCTGCCCCCGGCAACTACGAACTGCCGCAGACTGATAATGC GCTCTACGGACTGCCGCCTCACCCACTCGCTTGCGGACCCGAGTTCCAGGGTGGTTGCCAGGAATCCAAGTATCGCAGCATAGATGGCTCTTGTAATAACCCCCATAACCCCACCTGGGGCATGCCCAACACCCACTATGGACGTCTGGTTCCCTCCAAGTATTCTGATG GTATCCACGCCCCACCAGTGTCGGTAACCGGTGCCAAGCTGCCTGGCTCTCGTCTGGTCAGCATCGTCATGTTTCCGGACGTCCCGAAGAACGACCCTCTCTGGACTCTTTCATCCATGTCCTGGGGACAGATAATGACTCACGACTTGTCCATGGCTATGGGAACCACCCAAGCTA AGGCCCACTCAATCCAGTGTTGCAGTCCTGATGGTCAGATCCGTGTACCCGAGGAATACGCCAGTCCTCTCTGTTTCCCCATCCTGATTCCCCAGGATGACCCTGTCTACTCTCGCTACCATCAGATGTGCATGAACTTTGTGAGGAGCACAACTTATTTGGACACAGGATGCGGCTCACCTCATGAACCTGCTGAACAG CTGGTCGCAGTCACTCATTACATGGATGCGTCCTTCGTGTACGGTTCGACTAACGAGGTAGCTGTGAGGCTGAGGGAAGGTCACGGAGGACTTCTGCGAGTGGATGTTAGAGACAACAGGCCCTGGCCACCAGCGGCAGTCAACAAGAGCGCAGCCTGCGACACCCAAACTGAGGATGAGCCCTGCTACCAGTTCG GTGATGTGAGAGGTAATCAGAACCCACAGCTGACTGTGCTGCAGATCGTTATGCTGAGAGAACATAACCGTATCGCCACCACCCTCTCCCACATCAACCCTCACTGGGATGACGAAACTCTCTACCAGGAAGCCAGAAGGATCCTTATTGCAGAATACCAGCACATCAATTACTACGAATGGTTGCCTATTTTCCTCG GCAAGAAGAACATGAAGAAGTACGGTCTGCTGTACGAAACCCACGGCTACACCGACGACTACAGGCCTGACGTCGACCCGAGCGCGCTGAACGGCTATGCGACTGCCGCCTTCCGTTACTTCCATTCCGCCATCCAAGGACGACTAGA ACTGATCGGAGAGGAACGTAACACATACGGAGTCCTTCGTCTCAGTGACTTCTTCAACAGGCCTGGAATCATAGAAGAGGGACAAAACATGGATCACTTGGCCAGAGGACTGACCACTCAGCCTGAGGAGAACATTGATCCCTTCTTCACAAGTGAG ATCACTGACTACTTGTTCCGTAACGGCAAACCATTCGGTCGAGACTTGCGAGCAACTGACATCCAACGAGGCCGAGACCACGGTCTGGGCTCTTACAATGACTACAGGGAATTCTGCGGCCTGCCTCGCGCCAAGACCTGGAAGGAGTTCAGTGATTATATCACTCCTGAG AACATTGAGAAGTTAGCTCTACTGTACGCCTCACCAGACGACGTCGACCTCACAGTGGGAGGCTCTGTGGAGGCTCACGCCGAGGACTCCCTGGCCGGTCCTACATTCCTGTGTCTTCTATTGGAACAGTTCTACAGGACCAGAGTCTCTGACAGGTTCTTTTTCGAGAGAGGAGATCCTCACACTGGTTTCACCCCag AGCAACTTGCGGAGATCAGGAAGTCTTCATTCTCTCGTCTCATGTGTGATAACAGTGACAATGTCTATCAGATGCAGCCTCGAGGCTTTGAAGTCATTTCTCACAC GAACCAACTGGCGGCTTGCCAAGATGCCTCTACAATACCCATAGTGGACCTGAGTGCTTGGAAGGACGCCCATGGGCCAGTTCATACAGGACCTTTCTACGGCAAAAAGTAA